The Vidua macroura isolate BioBank_ID:100142 chromosome 4, ASM2450914v1, whole genome shotgun sequence genome window below encodes:
- the LOC128806293 gene encoding uncharacterized protein LOC128806293, with product MEEEWECDMDQELSQWGEVTSQDLCLWEEVTVQEFYQQQEAFPCGVVRHQEWHQCEVGVRVQWGDGTQQELEMFHWEESVTVQDLSQWDTEDETYQELSQLEEDLTYQELSLWEGEGHQEISPLEKDFQSPMHMYQWEKEKREPEFSQVGDSSEKEVCQGKDYSLQKLAQWEKDSSDQKLSQRKESVSSQGLSQWGESARYKIYDKPLHPEKDKDTQTCAQQGPSSPSSVGTQVAAEAACELPSASPALGSPTEDELAAAAAPAGAAEKLEEPLEPLAPKMEKAPGSPARSGELELSQGDSEEGPELSQGEMGKYQKESQREACIEQKVSLEESGSYQEGSQGEARTERVLSQVESGSHQEGSQGEDSTEQGLSPAESSSHHKGSQGEDSTEQELSQGESSSHQKVSESIEKRLSQGDTSSYFDLYFDLSDWDECSKEELSQGDRDSYEDFSDWEEYPEQGHSQGETSSFLYPSDWEEYSETELSYGDVENYQEPSDWEESVSLEFSEEEDSSSHVASSSDKTSSGKSSWESDSDQDLVQDSWEENTRAKPLLQEDDEWDERSVLELREDEDREGRAAGLTGDGFPLPVPCKAWAEYGASGLCLGGPVCALSPHLEAPAPRGHTTSPAFQEQVPGAGTQSPMHAPGSHPSPSAPQPGPRVPHKKHPSNLRWALHSLFHCPCLAPQTED from the coding sequence ATGGAGGAAGAGTGGGAATGCGACATGGATCAAGAGCTCTCCCAGTGGGGAGAGGTTACCAGCCAAGACCTTTGCCTTTGGGAAGAGGTGACAGTCCAAGAGTTTTACCAACAGCAAGAAGCTTTCCCATGTGGAGTTGTGAGACACCAGGAGTGGCATCAGTGTGAGGTAGGTGTGAGAGTCCAATGGGGAGATGGCACACAGCAAGAGCTGGAGATGTTCCACTGGGAAGAAAGTGTGACGGTCCAGGACCTCTCCCAATGGGACACAGAGGATGAGACATACCAAGAGCTGTCCCAGTTGGAAGAAGATCTGACATACCAAGAGCTGTCCCTTTGGGAAGGGGAGGGACACCAGGAAATATCTCCTTTGGAAAAAGATTTTCAAAGCCCTATGCACATGTAccaatgggaaaaagaaaagagagagccAGAGTTCTCCCAAGTGGGAGACAGCAGTGAAAAGGAGGTATGCCAAGGAAAAGACTACAGTCTCCAAAAGCTGGCCCAATGGGAAAAAGATAGCAGTGACCAAAAGCTAtcccaaaggaaagaaagtgtCAGCAGCCAGGGCCTGTCTCAATGGGGAGAAAGTGCCAGGTACAAGATCTATGACAAACCCTTACACCCAGAGAAGGACAAGGACACCCAGACTTGTGCCCAGCAGGggcccagctctcccagcagcgTGGGCACCCaggtggcagcagaggcagcctgTGAGCTGCCCAGTGcctctcctgccctggggagtCCCACCGAGGAcgagctggcagctgctgctgctccagctggagctgctgagaagCTGGAGGAGCCCCTGGAGCCTCTGGCTCCCAAGATGGAAAAGGCACCAGGTTCTCCTGCTCGCAGTGGGGAGCTTGAGCTTTCCCAGGGCGACAGTGAAGAAGGCCCAGAGCTGTCCcaaggagaaatgggaaaatacCAAAAAGAGTCCCAAAGGGAAGCCTGCATTGAGCAGAAGGTCTCCCTAGAAGAATCTGGAAGCTACCAGGAAGGGTCCCAAGGGGAAGCCAGAACTGAACGAGTGCTTTCCCAAGTAGAATCTGGAAGCCACCAGGAAGGGTCCCAAGGGGAAGACAGCACTGAgcaggggctgtccccagcagaaTCCAGCAGCCACCACAAAGGGTCCCAAGGGGAAGACAGCActgagcaggagctgtcccagggagaGTCTAGTAGCCACCAAAAAGTGTCCGAATCTATTGAAAAAAGGCTCTCCCAAGGAGATACCAGTAGTTACTTTGACCTTTACTTTGACCTTTCTGACTGGGATGAATGCAGCAAAGAAGAGCTGTCCCAAGGAGACAGAGATAGCTACGAAGACTTTTCAGACTGGGAAGAATACCCTGAGCAAGGACATTCCCAAGGAGAAACTAGTAGCTTCCTATATCCGTCTGACTGGGAAGAATACAGCGAGACGGAGCTGTCCTATGGAGATGTCGAGAACTACCAGGAACCATCAGACTGGGAAGAGTCTGTTAGCCTAGAGTTTTCTGAAGAGGAAGACTCCAGTAGCCATGTGGCTAGCAGCAGTGATAAGACATCCTCTGGGAAGTCCAGCTGGGAGAGTGACAGTGACCAAGACCTTGTGCAGGACAGCTGGGAAGAGAACACCAGGGCCAAGCCCTTGCTGCAAGAGGATGATGAGTGGGATGAGAGAAGCGTCCTCGAGCTGCGTGAAGATGAAGACAGAGAAGGAAGAGCGGCAGGTTTGACAGGAGATGGGTTTCCCTTGCCAGTCCCTTGCAAGGCTTGGGCTGAGTATGGGGCatctgggctgtgcctgggaggGCCAGTCTGTGCCTTATCTCCCCATTTGGAAGCCCCAGCCCCCAGAGGACACACGACCTCTCCTGCCTTCCAGGAGCAGGTGCCAGGGGCCGGGACACAGAGCCCAATGCATGCCCCAGGCAGCCaccccagcccctcagctccCCAGCCAGGACCCCGAGTCCCCCACAAGAAACATCCCTCCAACCTCAGGTGGGCACTGCacagcctgttccactgcccCTGTCTGGCGCCACAGACAGAGGATTAG